In Aestuariirhabdus haliotis, a genomic segment contains:
- a CDS encoding M23 family metallopeptidase, whose protein sequence is MNIIIVRNNSTQSRSLKLSGKGLFASLFFALLVVGSLSGFGTYQYLTADADGLFTRDTMATWRAQLQDQREELELIRANSMGQVDALSLRVAQLQSRLLRLDALGERMTTMAKLDKGEFDFSAPPALGGPESTELGDAYQQPRFVDVIDELTARIESREAQLEVLETLMGNRRLQDDVFIAGRPVKKGWMSSRFGRRTDPINGRLAWHRGVDFAGKAGSDVITVASGVVTWSGKRSGYGLLVEVNHGSGYVTRYGHNQESLVKVGDLIKKGQPIALMGSSGRSTGPHVHFEVFRNGKAVDPAKYIYRASR, encoded by the coding sequence ATGAATATTATTATCGTTAGAAACAATAGCACCCAGTCGCGTTCGCTTAAGTTAAGCGGTAAAGGACTGTTTGCAAGCTTGTTTTTTGCCTTGCTGGTTGTTGGGTCCCTGTCTGGATTTGGTACCTATCAGTACCTTACCGCTGATGCCGATGGTTTATTTACTCGAGATACCATGGCTACCTGGAGAGCTCAATTACAGGATCAGCGTGAAGAATTAGAGCTAATCAGAGCAAATTCCATGGGGCAGGTGGATGCCCTATCGCTCCGGGTTGCGCAATTACAGAGTCGATTGCTACGACTGGATGCCCTGGGTGAGCGAATGACGACCATGGCGAAGCTTGATAAGGGAGAGTTTGATTTTAGTGCGCCTCCTGCATTGGGTGGTCCTGAATCCACGGAATTGGGTGATGCTTATCAGCAGCCTCGCTTCGTTGATGTGATCGATGAGCTTACTGCGCGTATTGAATCTCGCGAAGCGCAGCTGGAAGTGCTAGAAACCCTGATGGGTAATCGCCGCTTGCAAGACGATGTGTTTATTGCTGGCCGGCCTGTTAAAAAGGGCTGGATGTCCTCGCGCTTTGGGCGTCGAACGGATCCTATCAATGGGCGTTTGGCCTGGCACCGTGGCGTTGATTTTGCTGGAAAGGCCGGTTCCGATGTGATCACAGTCGCTTCGGGTGTGGTTACCTGGTCCGGTAAGCGTTCGGGCTATGGTTTGCTAGTGGAAGTGAATCACGGCAGTGGCTATGTAACGCGATACGGCCATAACCAGGAAAGCCTGGTCAAGGTCGGTGATTTGATCAAAAAGGGTCAGCCGATTGCTTTGATGGGCAGTAGTGGTCGTTCGACGGGGCCTCATGTTCACTTTGAGGTGTTCCGCAATGGAAAGGCGGTCGATCCAGCCAAATATATCTACCGTGCCAGCCGCTAG
- the lpxC gene encoding UDP-3-O-acyl-N-acetylglucosamine deacetylase produces the protein MIRQRTLKNIIRATGVGLHSGEKVYLTLKPAPVGTGIVFCRTDLDPVVEIPARAGNVGETLLCTTLMNADGVRVDTVEHLLSAMAGLGIDNAYIEVSAHEVPIMDGSAGPFVFLLQSAGIEEQDAPKEFVRIKREVVVEEDDKRAAFLPFDGFKVSFGIDFDHPVFKGRTQEACVDFSSTSFVKEVSRARTFGFMRDIEYLRSKNLALGGSVDNAIVVDEFRILNEDGLRYEDEFVKHKMLDAIGDLYLLGKSLVGEFKGYKSGHALNNKLIRELLANEDAWEIVTFEDAETAPISYMKPAAAV, from the coding sequence ATGATTAGACAAAGGACATTAAAGAATATTATTCGGGCTACCGGTGTGGGGTTGCATTCGGGTGAGAAGGTATACCTCACGCTCAAACCAGCACCGGTGGGTACGGGTATCGTTTTTTGTCGTACTGACCTCGATCCTGTCGTTGAAATTCCTGCTAGGGCTGGGAATGTTGGCGAAACACTGCTTTGCACCACTTTGATGAATGCGGATGGTGTTAGGGTCGATACGGTCGAGCATTTATTGTCTGCTATGGCAGGTTTGGGTATTGATAATGCCTATATAGAAGTCAGTGCTCATGAAGTACCCATTATGGATGGTAGTGCAGGCCCATTCGTATTTTTGCTGCAATCTGCGGGTATTGAAGAGCAGGATGCGCCTAAAGAATTTGTGCGCATCAAGCGTGAAGTCGTTGTTGAAGAAGATGACAAGCGAGCCGCCTTTCTCCCCTTTGATGGCTTTAAAGTCTCCTTCGGTATCGATTTTGATCACCCGGTTTTTAAGGGGCGAACCCAGGAGGCCTGCGTTGATTTTTCCAGTACCTCCTTTGTAAAAGAGGTCAGCAGGGCCCGTACCTTTGGTTTCATGCGTGATATTGAGTATCTACGTTCCAAAAATCTTGCGTTAGGTGGCAGTGTGGATAATGCCATCGTAGTTGATGAGTTCCGCATCCTCAATGAAGATGGTCTGCGGTACGAAGACGAGTTCGTCAAACACAAAATGCTGGATGCCATTGGAGATCTTTATTTGCTCGGTAAGAGTCTGGTTGGTGAGTTTAAGGGGTATAAATCCGGTCATGCCCTGAACAACAAGCTGATTCGGGAGTTGCTGGCTAACGAAGATGCCTGGGAAATAGTTACATTTGAAGACGCTGAAACCGCGCCGATCTCTTATATGAAGCCTGCTGCTGCCGTGTAG
- the ftsA gene encoding cell division protein FtsA, with translation MKANAGGKMVVGLDIGTSKVVAIVGEMSEEGRVEVVGIGSHPSRGMKKGVVVNIESTVQSIQRAVEEAELMAGCQIHSVYAGIAGNHIRSLNSHGIVAIRDREVTQADIERVIDAAKAVAIPADQKILHVLPQEYVIDEQEGVKEPLGMSGVRLEAKVHLVTCAVNAAQNIEKCVRRCGLEVEDVILEQLASSSAVLTDDEKELGVCMVDLGGGTTDIAIFTEGSIRHTAVIPIAGDQVTNDIAMALRTPTKHAEELKIRYACALTQLAGAEETIQVPGVGERPPRNLTRQALAEVVEPRYDELFTLVQAELRRSGFEDLIPAGIVMTGGTAKMEGVVELAEEIFHKQVRLAVPQDVMGLSDVVRNPIYSTGVGLLLNGFQHQSEVGFVAPQREAGESFVNRIKQWFQGNF, from the coding sequence ATGAAGGCTAATGCCGGTGGGAAAATGGTCGTAGGGTTGGATATCGGAACGTCTAAGGTCGTTGCGATTGTTGGTGAAATGAGCGAAGAAGGCCGGGTAGAAGTGGTCGGTATTGGTTCACATCCCTCTCGCGGCATGAAAAAAGGCGTGGTCGTCAATATCGAATCCACGGTCCAGTCGATCCAGCGAGCCGTGGAAGAAGCTGAGCTGATGGCAGGATGTCAGATTCATTCAGTGTATGCGGGCATTGCTGGTAACCACATTCGTAGTTTGAACTCGCACGGCATTGTTGCTATTCGTGATCGTGAAGTCACCCAGGCTGACATTGAGCGGGTTATTGATGCCGCCAAAGCTGTGGCGATTCCAGCGGACCAGAAAATTCTTCATGTACTGCCTCAGGAGTATGTGATCGATGAGCAGGAGGGTGTTAAAGAGCCGCTTGGTATGTCCGGTGTTCGTCTGGAAGCAAAGGTGCATTTGGTGACCTGTGCAGTCAATGCTGCGCAAAATATTGAAAAATGTGTCCGTCGTTGTGGGCTCGAAGTGGAGGACGTGATCCTTGAGCAGTTGGCTTCCAGTAGTGCGGTGCTGACCGACGATGAAAAAGAACTCGGAGTTTGCATGGTGGACCTCGGTGGTGGGACTACCGATATTGCGATCTTTACCGAAGGTTCCATTCGTCATACGGCGGTCATTCCCATTGCCGGAGACCAGGTGACGAATGATATCGCGATGGCTCTGCGCACGCCGACCAAGCATGCCGAGGAATTGAAAATTCGCTATGCCTGTGCATTGACTCAGTTAGCCGGCGCCGAGGAGACCATTCAGGTACCCGGAGTGGGGGAGCGACCGCCGCGCAATTTAACACGCCAGGCCCTGGCGGAAGTCGTAGAACCTCGTTATGACGAGTTGTTCACTTTGGTCCAAGCGGAGTTACGCCGCAGTGGTTTCGAAGATTTGATACCAGCCGGAATTGTAATGACCGGTGGCACGGCAAAAATGGAAGGGGTGGTAGAGCTTGCTGAGGAAATTTTCCATAAGCAGGTTCGACTGGCTGTACCGCAAGATGTGATGGGTTTGTCGGATGTTGTTCGTAATCCGATTTATTCAACGGGAGTGGGGCTGTTACTTAATGGTTTTCAGCACCAGTCTGAAGTAGGTTTTGTTGCTCCTCAAAGAGAAGCAGGGGAAAGCTTTGTGAACCGTATTAAGCAGTGGTTCCAGGGTAATTTTTAA
- the ftsZ gene encoding cell division protein FtsZ: MFELVDNVPQNAVIKVIGVGGGGGNAVGHMLSQNVEGVDFVCANTDAQALKDLSGKTVLQLGTGVTKGLGAGANPEIGREAALEDRERISEVLNGADMVFITAGMGGGTGTGAAPVVAQVAKEMGILTVAVVTRPFPFEGRKRMTIADQGIKELAENVDSLITIPNEKLLPVLGKDASLLSAFGAANDVLLGAVQGIADLIIRPGMINVDFADVRTVMSEMGMAMMGTGTASGENRAVEAAEAAIRSPLLEDVDLEGARGILVNITAGLDLGLGEFSEVGNTIEAFASENATVIMGTVIDPELSDELKVTVVATGLGEVAERPVKVVDNTRRDGSVDYQKLDRPTVMRNQAVVNGANAVKADQIQSENMDYLDIPAFLRRQAD, encoded by the coding sequence ATGTTTGAACTCGTGGATAACGTACCTCAGAATGCAGTTATTAAAGTAATTGGTGTTGGCGGAGGCGGCGGTAATGCCGTTGGCCATATGCTGTCACAAAATGTTGAAGGCGTTGATTTTGTTTGTGCGAATACTGATGCACAGGCATTAAAGGACCTGTCTGGAAAGACCGTTCTGCAACTGGGAACGGGTGTGACAAAAGGGCTAGGTGCAGGCGCTAATCCTGAAATTGGTCGCGAAGCTGCGCTCGAAGATCGGGAGCGAATTTCTGAAGTCCTGAATGGGGCTGATATGGTATTTATTACCGCTGGAATGGGTGGTGGTACCGGTACCGGCGCTGCACCGGTTGTTGCTCAGGTTGCTAAAGAGATGGGGATTTTGACCGTCGCTGTTGTTACTCGCCCGTTCCCATTTGAGGGGCGCAAGCGCATGACAATTGCCGATCAAGGTATTAAGGAACTGGCTGAAAATGTAGATTCCTTGATCACCATTCCTAACGAAAAGCTGCTCCCTGTGCTGGGTAAAGATGCCAGCTTGCTGTCAGCTTTTGGTGCGGCTAATGATGTTTTGCTCGGTGCGGTACAGGGCATAGCTGATCTGATTATTCGCCCAGGTATGATTAACGTCGACTTTGCCGATGTTCGCACTGTGATGTCCGAAATGGGCATGGCTATGATGGGAACCGGAACTGCATCTGGAGAGAATCGTGCTGTCGAAGCTGCCGAGGCGGCGATTCGTAGCCCGCTTCTGGAAGATGTCGATTTGGAAGGTGCCCGAGGCATTCTGGTTAATATAACAGCGGGTCTGGATCTGGGCTTGGGTGAGTTTTCTGAAGTGGGTAATACTATTGAAGCCTTTGCCTCAGAAAATGCGACGGTGATCATGGGAACTGTTATTGATCCTGAGTTGTCAGATGAGTTGAAAGTTACTGTAGTGGCTACTGGTTTGGGGGAAGTGGCCGAGCGTCCTGTTAAAGTGGTCGATAACACTCGCAGAGACGGATCGGTTGATTACCAGAAACTCGACCGTCCAACAGTTATGCGCAATCAAGCTGTGGTAAATGGAGCCAACGCTGTTAAAGCGGACCAGATTCAGTCTGAGAATATGGACTACCTCGACATCCCTGCGTTCCTTCGCAGGCAGGCCGATTAG